A window of Pullulanibacillus sp. KACC 23026 genomic DNA:
TTTATTTCCTCCTTTATCATAAAGCCAAACAACCTGCTGATGCTTTAAAACGGTGACACCATTTGAGGAATTAAGGCATTTTTCTTGTCTTAGATGACAAATTTTAGAGAGCAAAAATCATAAAATTCGGCTTAATCAGATTCCTTTGCAAACGGTTGCATGGATTGACACAAAAATAAACGAAAATCATTTCCTATCAGATGAAGACTCACTAAAATTGATTCTAATTCTGATTGAATCGTTTGTCAATTAAGTTCCCCCAAATAGGTTAAACGTTTCCAAAAAAAATTATACGCTTACAAAAATGATTTGACTTGTTCAATCAAAACGTTTTATAGTTTTAGTGTCACAACTTTTTAAACATGAAGAGGTTTGGTTAAAATTTTATGGCTTAGCGTGGAGAATCCCTCACCTAACAACTAATTTTTATTTTTTAAAAGGGCTTCACCCCTTAGCGAGTGACGGATTGACTTAGTGGCAAAGGGTTGTGAGGATTTTATTTTGTCGATTTGTGCTAACGCTTGCACAAAAAGTTTTTTCATTAAGCAGGGTATTCGTATTAAAAAAGAACAGGTCTATAGTAAAGGGGCATATGTATGAAGCATCAATGGTGGAAAGAAGCAATTGCCTACCAAATCTATCCGCGGAGTTTTATGGATTCTAATGGGGATGGAATCGGGGATATACAAGGTATTATTTCTAAACTGGATTACGTTAAGAATCTTGGGATCGATGTCATTTGGATTTGTCCGATTTTTAACTCGCCAAATGATGATAACGGTTATGATATCAGTGATTACAAAGGTATTATGGCTGAATTTGGGACGATGGCTGATTTTGACGAACTTTTAAGTGAAGTTCACAAGCGCGGCATGAAACTCATTCTTGATCTTGTTATTAATCACACTTCGGATGAGCATCCTTGGTTTGTCGAGTCGCGTTCCTCTAAAGAAAATCCTTACCGTGACTACTATATTTGGAAAAAGGGAAAAGCGGGTAAGGAACCGAACAATTGGGAGTCTATTTTTGGTGGGTCTGCTTGGAAATACGATGAAGCGACCGATGAGTATTTCTTGCATGTCTTTTCAACCAAACAACCTGACCTCAATTGGGAAAATCAGACGGTGCGTCATGAACTCTATGACATGATTAATTGGTGGCTAGATAAGGGGATTGATGGTTTCCGAGTGGATGCGATTTCCCATATCAAGAAAGAAGCCGGCTTTCCTGATCTTCCCAACCCTAACAAGAAAAAATATGTCCCGTCCTTTGATGGACACATGAACCGTCCTGGCATTCAGGCGTTTTTAAAAGAACTCAAAGAGCATACGTTTGCACGCTATGACATCATGACGGTCGGGGAAGCGAACGGCGTCAAAATTGAAGAAGCAGATGAGTGGGTGGGCGAAGAGAACGGCATATTTAACATGATCTTCCAATTTGAGCATCTTGGTCTCTGGGGAAAGAGTGCTGAAGGCGGCTTGGACATCCACGCCTTGAAAAAAATATTCACGAAATGGCAAAAAAGTCTGGATGGAAAGGGCTGGAATGCACTTTTCCTAGAGAATCACGATCAGCCCCGATCGGTGTCAACATGGGGGGATGATGGAGAATATAGGGAGAAGTCCGCTAAATCCTTGGCAGCCCTATACTTTCTCATGCAAGGCACCCCATTTATTTATCAAGGTCAAGAAATTGGGATGACGAACGTTCAATTTGATTCTATTGATGACTACAATGATGTAGCCATTAAGAACATGTACAAAAGTGAGCGGGAGGAAGGCAAGTCTCACCTTGATATTATGAAAGTGATCTGGAAAAATGGCCGTGATAACTCCCGAACACCTATGCAGTGGTCGGACGCTGCCCAAGCCGGATTTACAACAGGAAAGCCTTGGATGACGGTCAATCCTAACTATCAGACTATCAATGTTGCAACTGAATTGACCAATCCAGATTCAGTCTATCACTTCTACAAATCACTGATCGATTTAAGAAAAGACAATGCGGTTCTAGTTTATGGTTCCTATGACCTTGTTTTAGAAAACCATGACTTTGTCTATGCCTACACAAGAAAGTTCAATGATGAAACGGTCTTGGTTTTATGCAACCTGTTTAATGAAGATGCAAAGGTAAACTTGCCAAAAGAATTAGTGAGTGAACAAGCAGAACTTCTTTTAAGCAATTACAGTCCAATAAAAACCGGACTTCCAAAGTCCCTCACATTGAATCCTTTCGAGACAAGAATCTATCGACTGGCTTAACTAAAGGTTAATTAGAATCTAGTAAACAAACAGATGGTTCGGCGCTAACCTGCTGGGGGGCAGAGTAGCTTTTTGTATAAATTGGATGACCTTTTCGGAAAGGGTGCCAATCTGCCAGGGGGGGCAGTGGACCTTCTTGGATAAATAGTCGACCTTTTCGGATTTTTAGCGGACCTTCTCAGATTTTTCACCAACCTTCTCGGATAATTGGCGGACCTTCTCAGATTTTTCGCCAACCTTCTCGGATAATTGGCGGACCTTCTTGGAAAGGGTGCTAATCAGCCGGGGTTCCAGTGGACCTTCTCGGATAAATAGTCGACCTTTTCGGATTTTTTGAGGACCTTCTCGGATTTTTCGCCAACCTTCTCGGATAATTGGCGGACCTTCTTGGAAAGGGTGCCAATCTGTCAGGGGGGGCAGTGGACCTTCTTGGATAAATAGTCGACCTTTTCGGATTTTTAGCGGACCTTCTCGGATTTTTCACCAACCTTCTCGGATAATTGGCGGACCTTCTTGGAAAGGGTGCCAATTTGCCGGGGTTCCAGTGGACCTTACCGGATAAAAGGCCAACCTTCTCGGATAGGTGTTAATTTGCCGGGGGGAGTGCCCGGAGTTTCCTATAAGAATAGCTTTTCACGAGGGTTTAGCTCATAAACTTTTTTAAAAGAGGTGATTCTATGAACTTGGGTGAAGATGTCCTGATTTTTATGGGAGTGTTGTTGGTCTTTTGGCTGGTGTTCGCGGTTTTTGTGAAACGACTGTACGGTGAAAAGCGGGTGATCTGTGCCTCATGTCATAGGAAGGTTAACTCTTTAGGAATGGCGAAATGCCCGAGGTGCGGAGGGTATTTGTATAAGGATCACATTGAAGATGATTATTATAAGCGGAATGGCCGATAGACTATTAAAGGGGGAGGGGGAGTTTTCGATATGAAAAAGAGACTATGGACAGCTTGTTTTTCCATTTGTTTGTCGCTCGTCATGTTGACGGGTTGTGCGACGGGTGCTTCTCAGTCAGCACCCAAATCGAAGGGGGCTCAAGCGGCAGCGGTTAAGGCACCAGTTTTTACTGAAACGGATTTTGCTCCTAATTCATCACATGATATTTACTATGAGATTTTTGTGCGATCTTTCGCGGACAGCAATGGGGATGGCATTGGCGATTTGAAGGGAATCACTGAAAAGCTATCATACCTAAAAAAGCTGGGTGTACAAGGGATTTGGTTAACACCGATCTTTGAATCACCTTCTTATCATGGCTATGATGTGACCGACTATTATAAAATCAATCCGGATTTCGGTACCGAAGCTGATTTGAAGAATTTGGTGAGCAAGGCCCATCAAATGGGAATAAAAGTGCTTCTTGACCTCGTTGTTAACCATACAAGTGATCAAAATCCGTGGTTCAAGAAGGCGCTCGCTGATGATCCGACTTATAAGAACTATTATATTTGGAAAAAG
This region includes:
- a CDS encoding alpha-glucosidase, yielding MKHQWWKEAIAYQIYPRSFMDSNGDGIGDIQGIISKLDYVKNLGIDVIWICPIFNSPNDDNGYDISDYKGIMAEFGTMADFDELLSEVHKRGMKLILDLVINHTSDEHPWFVESRSSKENPYRDYYIWKKGKAGKEPNNWESIFGGSAWKYDEATDEYFLHVFSTKQPDLNWENQTVRHELYDMINWWLDKGIDGFRVDAISHIKKEAGFPDLPNPNKKKYVPSFDGHMNRPGIQAFLKELKEHTFARYDIMTVGEANGVKIEEADEWVGEENGIFNMIFQFEHLGLWGKSAEGGLDIHALKKIFTKWQKSLDGKGWNALFLENHDQPRSVSTWGDDGEYREKSAKSLAALYFLMQGTPFIYQGQEIGMTNVQFDSIDDYNDVAIKNMYKSEREEGKSHLDIMKVIWKNGRDNSRTPMQWSDAAQAGFTTGKPWMTVNPNYQTINVATELTNPDSVYHFYKSLIDLRKDNAVLVYGSYDLVLENHDFVYAYTRKFNDETVLVLCNLFNEDAKVNLPKELVSEQAELLLSNYSPIKTGLPKSLTLNPFETRIYRLA